In the Engraulis encrasicolus isolate BLACKSEA-1 chromosome 9, IST_EnEncr_1.0, whole genome shotgun sequence genome, one interval contains:
- the ythdf3 gene encoding YTH domain-containing family protein 3, with protein MSATTVDQRPKGQGNKVQNGSMHQKDTVNDDDFEPYLSNQTNQSNSYPPMSDPYMPSYYAPSIGFPYSLGEAAWSTAGDPPVPYLAAYGQMSNGEHHHFLPDGSVFGQPPGAALGNTPPFLGQQPAGFNFFPPSNADFSTWATSGASQGPSTQSSVYSNSYGYAPTSSLGRAIADAGQAGFGGSGGGGGNGSDSQLNKLPGLGGGMGVGVGGMGIEPGMAALKLGSDVVAAATKTVGSPLAGSVGMSSMVAVTGVTGGTLPSSVSVSSLSAAPKPTSWAAVARKPAKPPQQQPKVKPKGPGGMVLGGMGAGMGGMGIGNVNVNVNVNVPWPPIKHNMNIGTWDDKGSLPKPPPPHNHNHNQALAQQMLPPPPQTLVQQQHLLAQLQSPLPPHHQHQHQPQHQHQHQHQHQHQHQQLQLQSPQPPQHGHPHPHPHPQQLHQHQQQHPHQHQQPPLLPPHQQPSGPPPQQNRWVAPRNRGAGAGGGFGQGGMESFGMGPGGVGMGPGGAPGGGMCEPHPVLEKLRALNNYNPKDFEWNLRTGRVFIIKSYSEDDIHRSIKYNIWCSTEHGNKRLDAAFRSLGAATPAAAKGPLYLLFSVNGSGHFCGVAEMRSPVDYNAYAGVWSQDKWKGKFEVKWAFVKDVPNSQLRHIRLENNDNKPVTNSRDTQEVPLEKAKQVLKIIAAFKHTTSIFDDFAHYEKRQEEEDAMRRERNRNKQ; from the exons ATGTCTGCAACCACTGTGGATCAG AGACCAAAAGGACAAGGCAATAAAG TGCAAAACGGTTCGATGCATCAGAAAGATACTGTGAATGATGACGACTTTGAGCCATACTTAAGCAACCAGACAAATCAG AGCAACAGTTACCCCCCCATGTCGGACCCCTACATGCCCAGCTACTACGCCCCCTCCATCGGCTTCCCGTACTCGCTGGGGGAGGCGGCCTGGTCGACGGCGGGCGACCCCCCCGTGCCGTACCTCGCCGCCTACGGCCAGATGAGCAACGGCGAGCACCACCACTTCCTGCCGGACGGCTCGGTGTTCGGGCAGCCCCCCGGCGCCGCGCTGGGCAACACGCCGCCCTTCCTGGGCCAGCAGCCGGCCGGCTTCAACTTCTTCCCGCCCAGCAACGCCGACTTCTCCACCTGGGCCACGAGCGGCGCCTCGCAGGGCCCGTCCACACAGAGCTCGGTCTACAGCAACAGCTACGGCTACGCGCCCACCAGCTCCCTCGGACGCGCCATCGCCGACGCTGGGCAGGCGGGTTTCGGGGGcagcggtggaggtggtggcaaCGGTAGTGACTCGCAGCTCAACAAGCTGCCCGGCCTGGGCGGGGGCATGGGCGTGGGTGTCGGGGGCATGGGCATCGAGCCGGGCATGGCGGCGCTGAAGCTGGGCTCGGACGTGGTGGCGGCGGCCACTAAGACGGTGGGCTCGCCGCTGGCCGGCTCGGTGGGCATGAGCAGCATGGTGGCGGTCACCGGGGTCACCGGCGGCACGCTGCCCTCCTCCGTCTCCGTCAGCTCCCTCTCGGCGGCGCCCAAGCCCACCTCGTGGGCCGCCGTGGCCCGCAAGCCCGCCAAGCCGCCCCAGCAGCAGCCCAAAGTGAAGCCCAAGGGGCCGGGGGGCATGGTGCTGGGGGGCATGGGGGCGGGCATGGGGGGGATGGGGATAGGCAACGTCAACGTCAACGTCAACGTCAACGTCCCCTGGCCGCCCATCAAGCATAACATGAATATCGGCACCTGGGACGACAAGGGCTCACTCCCcaagcccccccctccccacaaccaTAACCATAACCAGGCCCTGGCTCAGCAGATGCTGCCCCCCCCTCCACAGACTctggtgcagcagcagcatctcctAGCCCAACTGCAGAGCCCCCTGCCCCCccaccatcagcatcagcaccagccccaacaccaacatcaacaccaacaccaacatcaacaccaacatcaacagctgcagctgcagtcaccccaacccccccagca tggccacccccacccccacccccacccccagcagctgcaccagcaccagcagcagcatccgCATCAGCACCAACAACCTCCCCTGTTGCCTCCCCATCAGCAGCCGAGCGGCCCCCCGCCCCAGCAGAACCGCTGGGTGGCGCCCAGGAACCGTGGCGCGGGGGCCGGGGGCGGCTTCGGACAGGGCGGCATGGAGAGCTTCGGCATGGGCCCCGGCGGCGTGGGCATGGGCCCTGGCGGCGCACCCGGTGGCGGGATGTGTGAACCGCACCCGGTCCTGGAGAAGCTGCGCGCGCTCAACAACTACAACCCCAAAGACTTCGAGTGGAACCTGCGGACGGGCCGCGTGTTCATCATCAAGAGCTACTCGGAGGACGACATCCACCGCTCCATCAAGTACAACATCTGGTGCAGCACGGAGCACGGCAACAAGCGCCTGGACGCCGCCTTCCGCTCGCTGGGCGCCGCCACCCCCGCCGCCGCCAAGGGCCCGCTCTACCTGCTCTTCAGCGTCAACGGCAGCGGGCACTTCTGCGGCGTGGCCGAGATGCGTTCACCCGTGGACTACAACGCCTACGCCGGCGTCTGGTCTCAGGACAAGTGGAAGGGCAAGTTCGAGGTCAAGTGGGCGTTCGTCAAGGACGTGCCCAACAGCCAGCTGCGCCAcatccggctggagaacaacgaCAACAAGCCGGTGACCAACTCGCGGGACACGCAGGAGGTGCCTCTGGAGAAGGCCAAGCAGGTGCTGAAGATCATCGCCGCGTTCAAGCACACCACCTCCATCTTCGACGACTTTGCACATTACGagaagaggcaggaggaggaggacgccaTGAGGAGG GAGCGGAATAGAAATAAACAATAA